The DNA window CCAGCAGCCCGATGAAGATCCTGATCGCCGACGACGACCCGCAGATCCTCCGCGCCCTCCGCATCACGCTCACCGCGCGCGGCTACGAGATCATCACCGCTGAGGACGGCACCGCCGCACTCAACGCCGCGACGGAGCACCGCCCCGACCTCTACCTGCTCGACCTCGGCATGCCGGGACTCGACGGAAAGCAGGTGATCGAGGGGTTGCGCGGGTGGACCGACGCGCCCATCCTCGTCGTGTCCGGGCGGGCCGGTTCGACGGACAAGGTCGAGGCGCTCGACGCCGGGGCCGACGACTACGTGACGAAGCCGTTCGCCATCGACGAACTGCTGGCGCGGATCCGTGCGCTCACCCGCCGGGTGCCGGGGGCCGAGGCGGAACCGACCGTGCAGTTCGACGACATCGTGGTCGACCTCGCCGCGAAGCAGGTCACGA is part of the Plantibacter sp. Leaf314 genome and encodes:
- a CDS encoding response regulator, giving the protein MKILIADDDPQILRALRITLTARGYEIITAEDGTAALNAATEHRPDLYLLDLGMPGLDGKQVIEGLRGWTDAPILVVSGRAGSTDKVEALDAGADDYVTKPFAIDELLARIRALTRRVPGAEAEPTVQFDDIVVDLAAKQVTRQVPGAAPVTVRLTPTEWQVLELLLRNAGKLVTRQMLLTEIWGPTHVTDTGYLRLYIAQLRKKLEPEPGAPRHLLTEAGMGYRFQL